One genomic window of Ctenopharyngodon idella isolate HZGC_01 chromosome 18, HZGC01, whole genome shotgun sequence includes the following:
- the LOC127499572 gene encoding extracellular calcium-sensing receptor-like, whose protein sequence is MKKVSHYATCSCLSDRKKYPSFFRTIPSDAFQVRAMVQILRHFGWTWVGLVYSDDDYGIYAAQLFQQEMQLFGHCVAFSEKLPHDNNHRDIQRITGVIQASTARVVVVFPSASFLLPLMEEVVLQNMTGKQWIASEAWATSPVYHTPRFLPFLGGTLGIAIRRGEIEGLHDFLLRLRPSNDSRNNMLRIFWENMFRCSFGNGGRVIDGEQVKKVCTGQENLSTTNTPYTDVSGLRAAYNVYKAVYALAHGLHNLMQCEEGRGPFSGNRCADIINLKPWQVRTNCIVQILFRPIEKLKMEIQIL, encoded by the exons atgaaaaaa GTTAGTCACTATGCCACCTGCTCCTGCTTGAGTGACAGGAAAAAGTACCCCTCTTTCTTCAGAACAATCCCCAGTGATGCCTTTCAGGTGCGGGCTATGGTTCAGATCTTGAGGCATTTTGGATGGACCTGGGTTGGCCTTGTCTACAGTGATGATGATTACGGCATCTATGCTGCTCAGTTATTTCAGCAGGAAATGCAGCTATTTGGACATTGTGTTGCTTTTTCTGAAAAGCTTCCACATGATAACAACCACAGAGACATTCAACGTATAACGGGAGTGATCCAGGCCTCTACAGCTAGAGTAGTGGTTGTTTTTCCCTCTGCATCCTTTCTGCTACCATTGATGGAAGAGGTTGTGTTGCAAAACATGACAGGAAAGCAGTGGATTGCAAGTGAAGCTTGGGCCACCTCACCTGTATACCACACTCCACGTTTCCTGCCCTTCCTGGGGGGCACACTGGGAATCGCTATCAGACGTGGAGAGATTGAGGGTCTTCATGACTTTCTGCTACGCCTCCGCCCCAGTAATGATTCAAGAAATAATATGTTGAGGATTTTCTGGGAGAACATGTTCAGGTGTAGTTTTGGAAATGGGGGAAGAGTGATAGATGGAGAGCAAGTGAAAAAGGTGTGTACAGGACAGGAGAATCTGAGCACCACAAACACACCATACACTGATGTTTCAGGGTTGAGAGCAGCTTATAATGTCTATAAGGCAGTTTATGCCCTGGCACATGGACTTCATAACCTGATGCAGTGTGAGGAGGGTAGAGGACCATTCAGTGGGAACAGATGTGCTGACATAATCAACCTGAAACCCTGGCAGGTAAGAACCAATTGTATAGTGCAGATTCTATTCAGGCCTATAGAAAAGCTGAAGATGGAAATTCAAATACTGTAA
- the LOC127499573 gene encoding extracellular calcium-sensing receptor-like: MVSPQFNMEIFQQAQTMAFAVNEINNNPNLLPNITLGYHLYDNCVRLEMAFRAAISLASGTEESFSSLNCTGPPPVIGIVGDPSSTPSIAISNVLGLFRVPMVSHYATCSCLSDRKKYPSFFRTIPSDAFQVRAMVQILRHFGWTWVGLVYSDDDYGIYAAQLFQQEMQQFGYCVAFSEKIPNDNNHKDIQRITGVIQASTARVVVVFPTFLLPLMEEVVLQNMTGKQWIASEAWATSSVYHSPRFLPFLGGTLGIAIRRGEIEDLHDFLLRLHPSNDPRNNIVRIFWEKMFSCSFGNGGRVIDGEQVKKVCTGQENLSTTNTPYTDVSDLRPAYNVYKAVYALAHALHDLMQCEEAEGGNSNMCCILIKHLLCLQTVQLVHYLQKVNFTTGFGDQVSFDKNGDALPIYDVLNWQPSSDGSIRTYTHPRSVCSESCPPGTRQARRKGLPVCCFDCLPCGDGEISNTTDAIECTVCPDEFWSNPDKNQCVPKAVEFLSYEEPLGISLTTASLLGTCICALVMVIFAHHRNTPIVRANNSELSFLLLLSLKMCFLCVLLFIGQPQLWTCQLRHAVFGISFVLCISSILVKTMVVIAVFKSSRPEGKGAMKWFGVAQQRCTVLVLTALQVVICVVWLSTASPTPHKNNQYIRSKMVYECAIGSVAGFSMLLGYIGLLAAVSFLLAFLARNLPDNFNEAKFITFSMLIFCAVWIAFVPAYVSSPGKYAVAVEIFAILASSFGLLVSIFAPKCYIILLHPERNTKNAIMGRETQKK; the protein is encoded by the exons ATGGTATcaccaca aTTTAATATGGAAATCTTCCAGCAGGCACAGACCATGGCTTTTGCAGTGAATGAGATTAATAATAATCCAAACCTGCTGCCTAACATAACTCTTGGTTATCATCTTTATGACAACTGTGTGAGACTAGAAATGGCGTTCCGGGCTGCCATATCCCTGGCTAGTGGGACAGAGGAGTCCTTCTCCAGCCTAAACTGCACTGGCCCCCCTCCTGTGATTGGGATTGTAGGGGATCCAAGTTCAACTCCTTCCATTGCGATTTCCAATGTTCTTGGGCTGTTTCGAGTACCAATG GTTAGTCACTATGCCACCTGCTCCTGTTTAAGTGACAGGAAAAAGTACCCCTCTTTCTTCAGAACAATCCCCAGTGATGCCTTCCAGGTGCGGGCTATGGTTCAGATCTTGAGGCATTTTGGATGGACCTGGGTTGGTCTTGTCTACAGTGATGATGATTACGGCATCTATGCTGCTCAGTTATTTCAGCAGGAAATGCAGCAATTTGGATATTGTGTTGCTTTTTCTGAAAAGATTCCAAATGATAACAACCACAAAGACATTCAACGTATAACAGGAGTGATTCAGGCCTCTACAGCTAGAGTGGTGGTTGTTTTTCCCACCTTTCTACTACCATTGATGGAAGAGGTTGTGTTGCAAAACATGACTGGCAAGCAGTGGATTGCAAGTGAAGCTTGGGCCACCTCATCTGTATACCATTCTCCACGTTTCCTGCCCTTCCTGGGGGGCACACTGGGCATTGCTATCAGACGTGGAGAGATTGAGGATCTTCATGACTTTCTGCTACGTCTCCACCCCAGTAATGATCCAAGAAATAATATAGTGAGAATTTTCTGGGAGAAAATGTTCAGTTGTAGTTTTGGAAATGGGGGAAGAGTGATAGATGGAGAGCAAGTGAAAAAGGTGTGTACAGGACAGGAGAATCTGAGCACCACAAACACACCATACACTGATGTTTCAGACTTGAGACCAGCTTATAATGTCTATAAGGCAGTTTATGCCCTGGCACATGCACTTCATGACCTGATGCAGTGTGAAGAGG CTGAAGGTGGAAATTCAAATATGTGCTGTATATTAATTAAACACTTGCTCTGTCTACAAACTGTACAGCTGGTCCACTACCTCCAGAAAGTGAACTTCACCACAGGCTTTGGGGATCAAGTGTCATTTGATAAGAATGGAGATGCTCTGCCTATCTATGATGTGCTAAACTGGCAGCCAAGCTCTGATGGATCAATAAGGACTTACACG CACCCAAGGTCTGTGTGCAGTGAGAGTTGCCCCCCAGGCACCAGGCAAGCCAGGAGGAAGGGTCTTCCTGTCTGTTGTTTTGACTGCCTGCCCTGCGGAGATGGAGAGATTTCCAATACAACAG ATGCTATTGAGTGCACAGTGTGTCCAGATGAGTTCTGGTCCAATCCAGATAAGAATCAGTGTGTCCCCAAAGCAGTAGAGTTTCTGTCCTATGAGGAACCTCTGGGCATCTCTCTGACCACTGCTTCCCTACTTGGCACCTGCATTTGCGCTCTTGTGATGGTCATCTTTGCTCATCACCGTAACACTCCCATAGTACGCGCCAACAATTCAGAGCTCAGCTTTCTGCTGCTGTTGTCATTGAAAATGTGTTTCCTGTGTGTACTGCTGTTCATTGGTCAGCCGCAGTTGTGGACGTGTCAGTTAAGACATGCTGTGTTTGGCATAAGCTTTGTCCTGTGCATCTCCAGCATCCTGGTCAAGACTATGGTGGTAATAGCCGTGTTCAAGTCATCTCGACCAGAGGGCAAAGGAGCAATGAAATGGTTTGGAGTAGCTCAACAAAGATGCACAGTTCTGGTCCTAACAGCCCTCCAGGTTGTGATATGTGTAGTCTGGCTATCAACTGCCTCTCCAACACCCCATAAAAACAACCAGTATATCCGCTCTAAAATGGTATATGAATGTGCTATTGGCTCAGTGGCTGGTTTTTCTATGTTGCTGGGATACATTGGACTGTTGGCAGCAGTAAGCTTCCTTTTAGCTTTCCTGGCGAGAAATCTTCCAGATAATTTTAATGAAGCAAAGTTCATCACTTTCAGTATGTTGATATTTTGTGCTGTGTGGATTGCGTTTGTTCCAGCATATGTGAGCTCTCCAGGGAAATATGCAGTGGCTGTGGAGATATTTGCCATTTTAGCTTCTAGTTTTGGTTTACTGGTATCCATATTTGCTCCAAAGTGCTACATCATTCTTCTACATCCAGAGAGGAACACTAAAAATGCTATCATGGgaagagaaacacaaaagaagtag